Part of the Lucilia cuprina isolate Lc7/37 unplaced genomic scaffold, ASM2204524v1 Scaffold_8064, whole genome shotgun sequence genome is shown below.
tagtctagtcatagtctagtcatagtctagtcatagtctagtcatagtctagtcatagtctagtcatagtctagtcatagtctagtcatagtctagtcatagttttgttagttagttagttaattagttagttagttagttagttagttagttagttagttagttagtgttttagttagttagttagtattcCTTAATTCCACAAAACATGCAGTGCATAAATGGCACCCAAATATCtccaatatatattttcatattcccTACATAATTTACTTCTGCAATTAAAAAGTGCTCAAAAACATATCCTTCAGCTTTAACCCCTTCTCTTACACAAATAAcacaaagaaaaacttaaaacactTCACGATACttgaaacaaaaaccaaataaaaagaCTCCCACATACAAGTGCAACTTGATATCAGTTgtactatttaaaataataaaaccaaactGTTAATGACAAGTAAAAGTTTAGACAAAACCCTAGTcctttaaaacaaacaagtagACAAAGTTAAACACTTCAGAATTTGagttaaataaaagaaagacaATTCTACAGAAACAATAGTAGAGGTCATAACATGCAActtcaaaaataattatagagttgttttcttttaaagaaataacaatttGAAAAGAGAAATGCACAAAAAATAGAAAGGACAACCCAAAGAAATGTTTGAGAAGAAAAATAtctgttaaaaaaacaacttaagaatataacatttaaatgtttatgacaTTAAGAATAcgtttgttaaagttttctattgcAGATAAGAGATAAACAGTAAAAGCTAATAGAAATGACCAATTTAAGTAGTAACTATTTGTTCACACGACCATCAGTAAAGCTTATTACTTGCACTATAACTTTCACTAGcaagttttcaattttaaatcggattaaaaatatattctcttTTGGTTGGACTCTGATTTGAATATAACACCATTTTATaacaagtttattaaaatacatatcaAAGCATTGTTTTAGTTATTTGAATCTCTCATAATACTTTCCACAATTTCAGCTTTAATATTGTAACTCTTTCTGTGTAGCCTTAGACGTTTTTTCATCTTATAATATAGCACCGATTTACGAGGAATATCCACTATAAAGAAATAGGCAAATTCTACCAGACTTATCAAAGAACAGCCAATACATAAGCCTGCCAAACCTCCAAAACTTGCtgcaattacaataacaaaaaattaagcaaCAATTTCTTTAAGCTGAGAGACAGCATCTTACGAACCCATCAAATCCGTCCAAGTGTACAAAACTGtagttaaaaatacaacaataaattcCTGTTGATAGAATAGAGCCAAATCTATATAGCTGTTATTAAACTCTATCTCCATATTACTCATGTAGGCAGTCGTGACCTTAGTTATATAGGTTAATAAGGACTTGCAATTGTAATAACAAGTACATTTCATGACATCGGGAAAATATTCGGCAACATATTTACTTTCGCCGATTTGTTCAAAATATTGCAGTTTATCTGAAAATTGTTAGGAAACGTGGTATTACCTTAGCGGTTCAATATATGAACCAATTCGGGTAAACTTACCATTGTGATAGAACAAACAAGGATAATC
Proteins encoded:
- the LOC111687004 gene encoding sodium channel protein Nach-like; amino-acid sequence: DELNSKYYKSLQGHRYMFENCQAECQQEYLVKFCNCTFGLFYPEGRYRPCKLVDYPCLFYHNDKLQYFEQIGESKYVAEYFPDVMKCTCYYNCKSLLTYITKVTTAYMSNMEIEFNNSYIDLALFYQQEFIVVFLTTVLYTWTDLMASFGGLAGLCIGCSLISLVEFAYFFIVDIPRKSVLYYKMKKRLRLHRKSYNIKAEIVESIMRDSNN